The following are encoded in a window of Glandiceps talaboti chromosome 5, keGlaTala1.1, whole genome shotgun sequence genomic DNA:
- the LOC144435411 gene encoding ankyrin repeat domain-containing protein 61-like: GRDIVPKELEPFLDQISFFYRNWDMLTDDYHKDLKKIYYKVLEDDDSERLELIIKEGFGADFSFRPREYLGFARHSSTITTLRQFGVGQYDLSALHIAIALFSPDRSTNRCLELLLRYKAEIEVDSAMPDRMDPLYMTYKTGNIEGMTLLFQYGATACDEIFMDVIHKPPDENRLELLKLLFQNSDATCINKPFYRSNCIMYLAALDRFEKIGYLELLISLGADVNATNAVGYTPIFAAANMGNLSGFEFLRKHGCHVNIETRDRCNPLHLAYRNAMTKCVPTLIEIVDDINKIDAANHTPLDYAMICGPVYNEMETSGMFFQKLKSDKYIKLMLNNGAVLNKFDESDLKAFLKRSPNNMPLLCLLFNSFPNWRFLGFREYPEALVNWHPDVHQQVLDVGDMPRSLKHHCRHCLRVAMGRQYQNVVKSANLPQRIEEYLLFDDPTNLT, translated from the coding sequence GGGAGAGATATAGTTCCAAAAGAATTGGAACCATTCTTAGATCAGATATCCTTCTTCTATCGAAATTGGGATATGCTGACTGATGATTATCACAAGGATTTAAAGAAAATTTATTACAAAGTACTTGAAGATGATGATAGTGAAAGATTGGAACTGATAATTAAGGAAGGTTTTGGTGCAGATTTTAGTTTTCGGCCCCGCGAGTATCTTGGTTTTGCCAGACATTCTAGCACTATTACAACTCTACGACAGTTTGGTGTCGGTCAGTACGACTTGTCAGCATTACATATTGCTATTGCTCTGTTTTCACCCGATCGTTCAACAAATCGTTGCTTGGAATTACTTCTCCGCTATAAAGCAGAGATTGAAGTTGACTCAGCGATGCCCGATAGAATGGATCCATTGTATATGACATACAAGACTGGTAATATAGAGGGAATGACGTTACTGTTTCAGTACGGTGCAACAGCATGTGACGAGATCTTCATGGACGTCATTCATAAACCTCCAGATGAAAACCGTCTGGAGTTGTTGAAACTGCTTTTTCAGAACTCGGATGCTACATGTATCAACAAGCCTTTTTATCGCTCCAACTGCATCATGTATTTGGCAGCACTGGATCGATTTGAGAAAATCGGATATTTAGAATTGTTGATATCTCTCGGTGCTGACGTGAATGCCACCAATGCTGTCGGCTACACACCAATTTTTGCCGCCGCAAATATGGGAAATTTGTCAGGATTTGAGTTTCTAAGGAAACATGGTTGTCATGTCAATATAGAAACAAGAGATCGATGCAATCCATTGCATTTAGCATACCGCAATGCCATGACTAAGTGTGTACCAACACTTATAGAAATCGTTGATGACATCAATAAGATAGATGCCGCCAATCACACACCGTTagattatgcaatgatttgtGGCCCAGTTTATAACGAAATGGAAACAAGTGGCATGTTCTTTCAGAAATTGAAATCagacaaatatatcaaattaatgcTAAATAATGGGGCTGTATTGAATAAATTTGATGAGTCCGATCTGAAAGCATTTTTGAAGCGGTCCCCAAATAATATGCCACTTTTGTGCCTTCTCTTCAATTCATTTCCAAATTGGAGATTCTTAGGCTTCAGAGAGTATCCAGAAGCTCTGGTTAATTGGCACCCTGATGTACATCAACAGGTTTTAGATGTAGGAGACATGCCCCGATCTCTGAAGCATCATTGTCGTCACTGTTTGAGAGTGGCCATGGGACGACAGTACCAAAATGTAGTGAAATCAGCAAATCTACCACAGAGAATTGAAGAGTATTTGCTCTTTGATGACCCCACAAATCTGACTTAG
- the LOC144434790 gene encoding adenylosuccinate lyase-like, translating into MAFNFSEIKKFTTWRRLWLWLAKAQQTLGLDISDEQIKEMESNIENIDFEMANQEEKKRRHDVMAHVYTFAHYCPKAAPIIHLGATSCYVGDNTDLIVMKDALHILLPKLARCIQRLAVFADEYKSLPTLGYTHYQPAQLTTVGKRACLWVSDLCMDLRNLCRARDDLKFRGVKGTTGTQASFLALFEGNPEKVDVLDRLVTEMAGFKQAYLVTGQTYSRKVDFDVLAALASLGGTVHKLCTDIRLLANLKEVEEPFEKDQIGSSAMPYKRNPMRCERCCSLARHLMCLIQDPLHTMSVQWFERTLDDSANRRISLPEAFLTADILLNTLQNVSEGLVVYPKVIEKHIRQELPFMATENIIMAMVKAGGNRQECHEQIRVLSQLAGAKVKEGGENDLVERIRKSPFFSPVKHQLDKLLDPTTFTGKSSDQVTRFLEEEVKPALKPFAHWLDEIAELHL; encoded by the exons ACACTTGGTTTGGATATCAGTGATGAACAGATCAAAGAGATGGAGTCTAACATTGAAAACATAGATTTTGAGATGGCAAATCAAGAGGAGAAGAAACGACGACATGATGTGATGGCTCATGTTTATACCTTTGCCCACTATTGTCCTAAAGCAGCACCTATTATCCATCTAGGAGCTACATCCTGCTATGTTGGTGATAATACG GATTTGATTGTAATGAAGGATGCCTTGCATATACTTCTACCTAAACTGGCACGTTGTATACAGAGATTAGCAGTGTTTGCCGATGAATACAAATCACTACCAACTCTTGGATATACACATTATCA ACCAGCTCAGTTAACAACTGTTGGTAAAAGGGCATGCTTATGGGTGAGTGACCTGTGTATGGATCTTAGAAACCTGTGTAGAGCTAGGGACGACTTGAAGTTTAGAGGCGTAAAAGGAACTACTGGTACCCAGGCTAGTTTTCTTGCCTTGTTTGAAGGCAATCCTGAGAAAGTTGATGTCTTAGACAGATTGGTGACTGAAATGGCAGGATTTAAACA AGCGTATCTAGTGACAGGTCAAACATACAGTAGAAAGGTTGACTTTGATGTCCTTGCAGCCCTAGCTAGTCTAGGTGGCACTGTACATAAACTATGTACTGATATCCGTTTACTGGCTAACCTCAAGGAAGTAGAAGAACCATTTGAGAAGGACCAAATTG GTTCCAGTGCAATGCCATACAAACGTAACCCAATGCGATGTGAGAGGTGTTGTTCATTGGCTCGTCATCTAATGTGTTTGATTCAGGATCCACTACATACAATGTCGGTCCAATGGTTCGAAAGAACATTGGATGATAGTGCCAATCG ACGTATCTCCCTACCAGAGGCTTTCCTCACAGCTGATATACTTCTCAACACTTTACAAAATGTCTCTGAAGGTTTAGTAGTCTATCCAAAG GTGATAGAGAAACATATTCGTCAAGAATTACCCTTCATGGCAACAGAAAATATTATCATGGCAATGGTAAAAGCTGGTGGTAATAGACAG gaatgtcatgaacaaatccgTGTTTTATCACAACTAGCCGGTGCCAAAGTAAAGGAGGGTGGTGAGAACGATCTTGTGGAGAGAATAAGAAAATCACCATTCTTCTCGCCTGTGAAACACCAGTTGGATAAACTCCTAGATCCAACTACCTTTACTGGCAAATCATCTGATCAG GTCACACGTTTCTTAGAAGAGGAAGTGAAACCAGCATTGAAGCCATTTGCCCATTGGTTAGATGAAATTGCAGAACTTCATTTATAG